In one window of Brenneria goodwinii DNA:
- a CDS encoding NADP-dependent oxidoreductase: MSQLENASIVLNSHPDGAATLENFRLESSVLKPLRPGEFLVKNRWLSIDPYIRPRLNKSTMYVSSIKLGEVIPAETIGEIVESQNPLFNVGDLVFTISGWQKYYVGDKQNFIVNRLPVTSLPPSIFLGVVGTPGRSAYFGLNKIAKPKAGETLVVSAASGSVGSVVGQLGKLAGCHVVGLAGSDEKCRYVVEELGFDACLNYKTADLNQDLRDACPHGIDIYFENVGGRVSLFVAKLLNEGARVPICGNAANYNKGTDVDTSGPANFFSSLPDAPLNRFFLVTEWFKDYAESDAFLLDLVEKGVLKYRETITDGLENAPQSFIDLLDGKHLGKQLIRMC; the protein is encoded by the coding sequence ATGAGTCAGTTAGAGAATGCATCAATCGTATTGAACAGCCACCCGGATGGTGCTGCAACGCTGGAAAACTTCAGGCTGGAGTCCAGCGTATTAAAACCATTGCGTCCCGGGGAGTTTCTTGTCAAAAACAGATGGTTATCCATAGATCCTTATATTCGTCCGCGGCTCAATAAAAGCACGATGTATGTGAGCTCGATCAAACTCGGGGAAGTGATCCCGGCAGAGACCATTGGTGAAATTGTTGAATCGCAAAATCCCCTCTTTAATGTCGGCGATCTTGTCTTCACTATCTCCGGTTGGCAAAAATATTATGTCGGTGATAAGCAAAATTTCATCGTTAATCGTTTGCCGGTTACGTCATTGCCGCCCTCCATTTTTCTTGGTGTGGTCGGCACGCCGGGACGTTCGGCCTATTTCGGTTTAAACAAAATCGCAAAACCTAAAGCGGGGGAAACCTTGGTAGTCTCCGCCGCTTCTGGATCGGTCGGTTCAGTGGTTGGGCAACTCGGAAAACTGGCTGGTTGTCACGTCGTGGGATTGGCCGGCAGTGATGAGAAATGCCGATATGTTGTCGAGGAGTTAGGTTTTGATGCTTGCCTTAACTATAAGACTGCCGATCTTAACCAGGATCTGCGCGATGCATGTCCACACGGGATCGATATCTATTTTGAGAACGTTGGCGGGCGCGTTTCACTTTTTGTCGCCAAATTGCTGAATGAAGGGGCCAGAGTGCCAATTTGTGGTAATGCCGCCAATTACAATAAAGGTACTGACGTTGATACCTCCGGTCCTGCGAACTTTTTTTCTTCTCTGCCCGATGCCCCATTAAATCGTTTTTTCCTGGTAACCGAATGGTTCAAGGATTATGCCGAATCGGATGCGTTCCTATTGGATTTGGTAGAGAAGGGGGTGTTGAAATATCGGGAAACGATAACTGATGGACTGGAAAATGCACCACAGTCATTTATTGATTTATTAGACGGAAAACATTTAGGCAAACAATTAATACGGATGTGCTAA
- a CDS encoding HlyD family secretion protein, with protein MVLRLAMLSFRPLELAMKHTRKIVLLLVLILILAGFLYWLFYWRYFQSTDNAYVQADITNISARVSAVVVNSMIQDNHPVQKGDLLAQLDDREFVVALQKAAATLAQSRAALTNAQATYQMQISTIDEFRSDVASAAASLQYARQQYLRFQILQKKNYVSQGDMDNALSGYKVAEAKYNQAQASLKTQSDKLKVQQSEIEQNKANVEQAQANFEQAKLILSYTRITAPIDGVISNRSLQVGMMVQAGQSIASIVSGNAPWISANFKETQKALMRKGLPVEVTIDAYPGKTFHGRIDSFSPATGATFALLPPDNATGNFTKVVQRVPVKIIFDHPEQIDSGLSATVTVDTRG; from the coding sequence ATGGTTTTACGTCTTGCCATGTTGTCATTCAGACCATTGGAATTAGCGATGAAGCACACAAGGAAAATAGTTCTTTTACTGGTCCTGATACTAATTTTGGCTGGGTTTTTATATTGGCTATTTTATTGGCGTTATTTTCAAAGCACAGATAATGCCTATGTACAGGCCGATATTACGAATATTAGCGCTCGCGTCAGCGCGGTGGTGGTCAATTCCATGATCCAGGATAATCACCCGGTTCAAAAAGGAGATCTGCTGGCGCAATTGGATGACAGGGAATTTGTCGTCGCGTTGCAAAAAGCGGCGGCGACGCTGGCACAAAGCCGTGCGGCATTAACCAATGCTCAGGCGACTTATCAAATGCAGATAAGCACCATCGATGAGTTTCGCAGCGACGTAGCTTCCGCTGCCGCCAGCTTGCAGTATGCGCGTCAACAATATCTTCGCTTCCAAATTTTGCAGAAAAAAAATTATGTTTCACAGGGTGATATGGATAATGCGCTGTCTGGTTACAAAGTTGCCGAGGCGAAATATAACCAGGCGCAAGCCAGTCTGAAAACCCAAAGCGATAAGCTTAAGGTTCAGCAAAGCGAGATAGAACAGAATAAAGCCAACGTGGAGCAAGCGCAGGCAAATTTTGAACAGGCAAAGTTAATCTTAAGCTATACCCGAATTACCGCACCGATCGACGGCGTCATTAGCAATCGTAGCCTGCAAGTGGGGATGATGGTGCAGGCGGGACAGTCTATCGCCAGCATTGTTTCCGGCAATGCCCCGTGGATCAGCGCCAATTTCAAGGAAACTCAGAAAGCGCTGATGCGAAAAGGATTACCTGTGGAGGTGACGATTGACGCATACCCAGGGAAAACCTTTCACGGGAGGATCGACAGCTTTTCACCAGCCACAGGGGCAACTTTTGCTTTATTGCCGCCAGATAATGCCACCGGGAATTTCACCAAGGTTGTTCAGCGAGTTCCGGTAAAAATT
- a CDS encoding MDR family MFS transporter, protein MSTVLTTTAESIVKTEVSGRQWCAIIGGLIGGFMAILDIQIANSSMKVIQGALSATMNDSSWLMTSYFTAEIVAIPLCGWLCQALGTGRYALWCIAGFLGASLLCSVAWNLSSMIVFRSLQGFSGGALIPISFRLIIEILPLEKRPLGMSLFSIIGTFAPAVGPALGGWLTDNFSWHAIFYINAIPAVLSWGAIHYALKYPAINWDIIRRGDFVGIFSVMLCLGTLEVILEKGGEEHWLESNMICVLAVISTISFIIFMYAQLTHPQPLINLRLFRDYNFSCAIVIFAMLGVAIYGTLFLVPYYLAVVHDYNASEIGTVVIWMGFPQLVILPFIPFLIQRYNPKYLIFIGFIGLAVSAFMDCAMDSNFAGPQMAWSMLIRALGQPFIMVPLSLLATRNVQQQDSASSAVLINIFRCLGGSCGTAILSTFFITRIYTHVDIIKTSLVSGSNAFTAYLSDIKALLIGAGLAADSMSVKSTAFALLAKKITRQSEIMAFNDLFLIMGGMMLATALLVMFSSRDFRLLEKKEEKL, encoded by the coding sequence TCCGGTCGTCAATGGTGCGCCATCATTGGAGGATTGATCGGCGGTTTTATGGCGATTCTGGATATCCAGATCGCCAATTCATCGATGAAAGTAATCCAGGGCGCGCTTTCGGCGACGATGAATGATAGTTCGTGGCTGATGACCTCTTATTTCACTGCTGAGATCGTGGCGATTCCGCTTTGCGGTTGGCTTTGCCAAGCCCTGGGAACGGGCCGCTATGCATTATGGTGTATCGCCGGATTCCTGGGGGCATCGCTGCTCTGTTCTGTCGCATGGAATTTGAGCTCCATGATTGTGTTTCGGTCGTTGCAGGGGTTTAGCGGGGGAGCGTTAATTCCCATTTCATTTCGTCTGATTATCGAAATTCTGCCATTGGAAAAACGGCCTCTGGGCATGTCGCTGTTTAGCATTATCGGCACTTTCGCCCCTGCGGTAGGCCCGGCGTTGGGGGGCTGGTTGACCGATAATTTCTCTTGGCACGCCATATTTTATATCAACGCTATTCCCGCTGTGCTGTCCTGGGGCGCGATTCACTATGCCTTAAAATACCCAGCCATCAATTGGGACATCATTCGTCGCGGGGATTTTGTCGGCATTTTTTCCGTCATGCTGTGTTTGGGCACACTTGAAGTTATTCTGGAAAAAGGCGGGGAAGAACACTGGCTGGAATCAAACATGATATGTGTGTTGGCGGTCATTTCGACCATTAGCTTCATCATATTTATGTATGCCCAATTGACGCATCCTCAGCCGCTTATCAATCTCCGGCTTTTCCGCGATTACAATTTTTCGTGTGCTATCGTGATTTTCGCCATGTTGGGCGTCGCTATCTACGGCACGTTATTTCTGGTGCCGTATTACTTGGCGGTGGTGCATGATTACAACGCCTCTGAAATCGGTACGGTGGTGATCTGGATGGGGTTTCCTCAACTGGTCATTCTGCCGTTTATTCCGTTTCTTATTCAGCGCTATAACCCAAAGTACCTGATCTTCATCGGGTTTATTGGGTTAGCCGTCAGCGCTTTTATGGATTGCGCGATGGACAGTAATTTTGCCGGCCCGCAAATGGCCTGGTCCATGCTGATCCGTGCCTTAGGGCAGCCATTTATCATGGTGCCGCTCTCCTTGCTGGCCACTCGCAATGTCCAACAACAGGACAGCGCTTCCTCGGCGGTGCTGATCAATATTTTTCGCTGTCTGGGCGGTTCTTGCGGCACCGCGATCCTGAGTACGTTCTTCATCACACGAATTTATACGCATGTCGATATCATCAAGACCTCGCTGGTTTCCGGCAGCAATGCTTTTACTGCATATCTCAGTGATATCAAGGCGCTGCTTATCGGGGCCGGCTTGGCTGCTGATAGCATGAGCGTCAAAAGCACGGCTTTCGCGCTGCTAGCCAAGAAGATCACTCGCCAGTCGGAGATCATGGCATTTAACGATCTATTTCTGATTATGGGCGGAATGATGTTGGCAACAGCGTTGCTTGTTATGTTTTCTTCTCGCGACTTTCGTTTGCTGGAAAAAAAAGAAGAAAAGCTATGA